The genomic interval AACAACATCATCTGGGCTCAGCGGCTGGAAGACGTCGGGGTCCACGTGAGTTACGGAGTGGCCGGGCTCAAGACCCACGCCAAGGTCATGCTGGTGGTCCGGCGCGAGGGGGACACGATGCGCCGGTACGTCCATACCGGTACCGGCAATTACAATCCCAAGACCGCGCGGCTCTATACCGACTTCGGCCTGCTCACCGCCAGCGCCGAGCTCGGCGCCGACCTCACCGACCTCTTCAACGTGCTGACAGGGTTCGCCTCGCCGGCGGGTTACCGGAAGCTGGTGGTGGCGCCACGAGGCATGCGGGAGCGGTTCCTGGAGATGATCGCTCGGGAGGTGGCGCACCGTCGGGCCGGGCGGCCGGCCCACATCATGGCGAAGATGAACGCGGTGGTGGACCCGGACATCATCGCGGCCTTGTACGAGGCGTCACGGGCGCAGGTACCGATCGATCTGATCGTGCGGGGGATCTGCTGCCTCCGGCCGGGCCTCCCGGGCCTGAGCGAGACCATCCGGGTGATCAGCACCGTCGGCCGCTTTCTGGAGCACTCGCGGGCCTTCTACTTCCTCAATGGGGGGGACGAGGAGGTCTATATCGGCTCGGCCGATTGGATGCCACGCAACCTGGACCGCCGGATCGAGGCGGTGACCCCGATCGAGAATCCGGCGCACCGGCAAGCGCTGCGTGACCTGCTGCGGCTCATGTGGCAGGACAACCGGCAGGCCTGGGAGCTCCGTTCGGACGGAAGCTACGAGCAGCGTCGCCCGCTGGAGGACGAGCCCGAGCGGGCGACCCACCGCGTGCTGCTCGAGCGCCTGCGTTCAGTAGGGTAGGCCCGCCGAATCGGCGAACTTCTTGAGCAGCTCCTGCTGCTCCGGAGTGAGCTCGCTGGGGAAGGTCACCTGAACCGCCACCAGCTGGTCGCCCCGCCGGCCATTCTTCTCGATCCCCTGCCCCTTGATCCGGAATTTCCGGCCCGGCTGAGTGCCCGGCGGGATCCGCAACATCACCTTCTTGCCGTCCAGCGTTCGCACCCGAAGCCGGGTGCCAAGGGCTGCCTGCGCCATGTTGATCGGCACCTCGCAGACGATGTCGAGCCCCTCGCGATGGAAGAAGCGGTCCGACTGCACCTGAAAGGTGACCAGCAGATCTCCCGGCGGCGCACCGGGACGGCTGGTCTCGCCTTGTCCCCGGAGACGCACCCGGGAGCCGTCCTCGGTGCCCGGCGGCACGGTGATGACGATGCTGCGCTCGCTCCGGACCTCCCCCGCGCCGTGACAGGTGGGACACGGCTCCGAAGGGATCCGCCCCCGGCCGCGGCATTGGGGACAGGGACGATTGACGGCGAATCCACCTTGACCGAACGAGATGGTTCCGCGGCCGTTGCACTCGGGACAGGTGGACCAGGTGGCGCCCGGTGCACCGCCGCTCCCGGTGCAGGTGGGGCATGGCTCGGTGACCGACAACGTGACCGGGACCCGGCCTCCCAGCATCGCCACCCGGAAGGGTATCTCGACCATGGTCTCCAGCGCCTCGGCGCGTGGCTCTTCCCGGCGGCCCCGCCCGAAGATCGAGGAGAAGATGTCGCCCAGGCCGCCGAAATCGCCGAATTCGATCCCGCCCGTGTCGACGTCTCCCGGTGAGGCGCCGCCCGATCGAGCGCCGGCACCCGCGCGAGGGCCCCGGGCCATCCCGTCGAACGCGCCGAGCCGGCGCATCTGATCGTACTGTTTCCGTTTCTCCGCGTCGGACAGCACGCTGTGCGCCTCGGAAATCTCCTTGAAGCGCTCGCTGGCCTTGGGGTTGTTCGGGTTGGCGTCCGGATGGTACTGCTTTGCCAGCCGCCGGTAGGCCTTCTTGATATCCGCCTGACTGGCGGAATCGGGAACTCCGAGGACCTGATAGAAGTCCTTTGCCGCCACGTTACGCCTGCCCCTGCTCGGAGTAGACCTGAACGCGCGCGGGGCGCACCAGCGTTCCTTTGAAGCGGTACCCGGCCTGGAAGGTGGCGCTCACCTGGTGATCCTCCGCCGGGGACGGCGGCGGCACCGTGGAGACGGCCTCGTGCAAGCTGGGATCAAAGGGTTTTCCGACCGGGTCGATGCGCTCGAGCCCCGCGGCGGACAGCTCCTTGTCCAGCTTCCGGGTCACCAGCTCGATAGCGTGACGGAGCGCCTCCGGCGTGGCGTTGCCGGTGTCCCCACTGAGGCGATCCATGTCGTCGAGCACGTCGAGCAGCCGGCTCACCAGACCGGCCTGGGCCCGGTCAGTCAGCTCGGCCCGCTCCCGTGCGATGCGCTTGCGGTAGTTGTCGAACTCAGCGGCAAGCCTCAGGTGTTGCTCGCGCACTCCCTCCAGCTGCGACTCCAGCCGCCGCACGGCCTCGGCCTGGGGCTCCATCGGCAGACCGCCGACACCCCCGCCGAAATCCGCTTGGCTCTCCTCCTGACGGGACGACGGGTCGGCTGACATGTCGGTCGAGGCCAGGTCGGCGCCATCGGCGCTGGGGCCTGTCACAAGATCGTCCTCCCTCAATTTGTCCCTTCTAAGTCTTCGATTTTCAGTCACTTGCGCCCTCACCTCGGCAGAATGGTCAGGGGATTATAGCACCTCGCGTGCCATTGTGGGATGGCCAGAGTGGCAGGAAAAGCCGTCAGTGCGGAAGGGACTTGTAGAGCAGCGAGAGCGCCCCCTGTGCGGCCCGGGCCCGGATATCGTGTCGGCTTCCACCGAAAACCGACTTGCGCGTTTCGACCACGCCCCCCAGGGCTACGGCGAGCCATATGGTGCCGACCGGCTTCGACTCGCTCCCGCCGCCAGGCCCGGCGATGCCGGTGACCGCGACGGCTGCGTCGATCCCCAGACGGGTCAGAGCACCGGTGGCCATGGCGCTGGCCACGGCCTCGCTGACCGCGCCCTCGGCCTGGATCAGCTCGGGCGGCACGCTCAGAAGCGAGGTCTTGAGGTCGTTGTGGTAGCAGACCACCGCACCCATGAAGACGTCCGAGCTGCCGGGCACTTCGGTCAACCGGCCGCCCACCAGCCCGCCGGTACAGGACTCGGCGGTGCCGAGCCGGAGCCGCTTGGCGCGGGCCCGGTCGAGCACCAGGGCGGCGAGATCGTCATCGTCTTCGCCGTAGATGACCCCCTCGGCGCGACTGCGAATAATGCCGGCGGCGCTGCGGAGCCGCTGCTGCGCCTCCTCGGGACCAAGCTGCCAGGCGCTGAGCCGAAGATCGACGCCGTCGAGGCCCGGGAGATATGCCAGCGTGAGGGGGGCGATCTCCCGCTCGATCTCACCCATCCGCTCGGCCAGGGTCGACTCGGGGATGCCGGTAGTCCGGAGGGTGAGCGAGCGGATCACCGCACCGTCGCTCCGGCCGGCCAGCCGCGGCACGACCTCGTGCTGCAGCAGCATGCGCATCTCGAAGGGAACGCCGGGGAGCATGATGACGAGCCCCGTGCCTCGCGGGCTCTCCGCATAGGGGTGCTCGATCCAGAGTCCCGGCGCCGTGCCCCAGCGATTCCGCAAAACCGTGGCGCCCGCCGGCACTTCGGCTTGAGAGCGGTTGCTCGCGGCCGGAGTGCGCTGGAACCGCGCGTAGCGCGCCAGCACGTCGGCCCAGACGGTGTCGTCGAACTCGAGCGGCAGGTCCAGCAGCTCGGCCACCACCCGCTTGCTCATGTCGTCACGGGTCGGTCCCAGGCCTCCGGTGGTAAGCACCGCGCCGGTCCGGCCGAGCGCGGACTCGACAGCCTCCCGGATGTGGTCCGGACGGTCGGCTACCGCGGTGCGGCGGACGATACGCGCGCCTTCCGCCGCAAGCGCCTGCGCGATCTCCGCGCCGTTGGTGTCGACCGTGAAGCCGAGCAGCAGCTCGGTACCAATGGTGACGAGCTCGAGGTCCATGTTGGCGGCTGGCTCGACCGGAGGTTACCGCGCCCGATCGCTGAAGAGTCCGCGATTGCGGTAGAGGTAGAGCGCGAAGGAGTAGACGGTGAGCAGTGCGGCCACAGCGAGCGTCACCGCGACGAAGCCGCCGTGAAACTCGTTCCAGTAGCCGGCGAAGCGGCTATGCTCCCAGCCCATCGGCTTCCGGGCATCCCGGAAGGCGAACCACAGAATCACAGCCCCGACGAAGATGTTCTGGATGGTGGTCTTGAGCTTCCCCGCCCCGGCGGCCGGGATCACTACGCCGCGGCGGCTGGCCCACCAGCGGAAGGCGGTCATCGCCACCTCGCGTCCGATGAGCAGCAGGCAGACCCAGAGCGGGATGCTGCCCCACAGCGGGATGTCGTAGAGGTCGTGGCGCTGGCGCGAGATCCAGTAGATCGGAATGAGGGTGGCGAAGAGCAGCAGCTTGTCGGCGATTGGGTCGAGCAGCTTGCCCAGGTCGGTGACCTGGTTGCGGGTTCGCGCGAGGTGGCCATCGTACACGTCACTCACCGCAGCGACCACGAAGACGATGAAGGCGATCAGCTTGGGCCAGTAGCCCTCGATGAAGGGGAGGAGGGCGATGACCGGCGTGAAGCAGATCCGCACCAGGGTGATGATGTTGGGCAGGGTCCACATGATGACCGCCTACCCCAGCGTCTTGACGACGTTCTTACTGATGGCTTTGAGGGTGTCGAAGACGCCTTCACCGGTCAAGGCCACGGCCTCGAAGTAGGGCGCCCGCTCGATCCATTGGCCATCGAGCTGGCCGACGAGAAACTCGGCCTCGTGGTTGGGGTCGGCCACCGGCCGCTGCCTGGCAGGATCGTCCACCGGCCACCCCGGGTTGAGCGACGCCTGCAGCTCGGTCACCGGCGCGGCATTGGGGAGGTCGCGCTTGTTGTACTGGATGGCGAAGGGAATCTTGGTGAGATCGTAGCCGTGCTGGGTCATGTTCTCGTAGAGATTCTGCATCGCCTCGATGTTCGCGTCCATCCGTTCGATCTGGCTGTCCGCCACGAAGACGACCCCATCCACCCCTTTGAGGATCAGCTTCCGCGAGGCGTTGTAGTAGACCTGTCCCGGCACGGTATAGAGGTGGAACTTGACCTTGAACCCGCGAATGGTGCCGAGATCGACCGGCAGGAAATCGAAGAACAGGGTGCGCTCGGTCTCGGTGGCGAGGGAGATCATTTTACCTCGCGCGGCAGGCGCCACCTTGTTGTACACGAACTCGAGGTTGGTGGTCTTGCCACCCAGCCCCGGGCCGTAGTACACCAGCTTGCAGTTGATCTCGCGTGAGGCGTAGTTGATCATCGACATGCGCTGCCGTCCCCCTCAGGCCCCGAAGAGTTTGTCGATCTCGTCTTCCGCCTCGCCGAGGAACCCGGACTCCACCCCCGGCGCGCTCGTGCCGTCCCGGTTGAACATGTCCGTGAACACCTGGTTCAGCTGCCCCACCGCCGTCTTGACCCGGAGCTTCACCAAGCCCAAGGTGGTGCGGTTGTCGAACAGCACCACCAGAATGACTCGCCGGGCCACGTCCGCCAGGTACATCGACTCCCGTTCGCCCTGATGAAACAGCGCGCCGAACTCGGGCTCGCCCAGCATGCGGGCGAGCTGATCGTTGGCGCTGAAATCGGCGGCGGTGAGCGACGCGAAGGCGGTGGCATCGAAGGCCGGCGCCTCGCCCACCGTGGCCACCATCTGTCCGGTGCGATCGACGATGAGCGCGGTCCGGGCATTGGATTCGCCGAGAAAGCCCGTCAGGATCGTCTGGATCTGCCGGAAGTCGTCCTCCCGGAAGGTCCAGCTGGAGGCTCCGCTCATCGGCCCGGCCTCATGCGAGAGTCGATTCCAACCGGCGGACGATGGCCTCCGCGCGCCGGCGCAACGCCGGCTGCCGCTCCCAGGAGAGATAATCCCGGAGCAGGTGGACCGTCTCCACCCCCGACTGCCCGGCCAGAAATCCCAGCGCGGCCAGGCGGCGGAGCGGGCGCGGGCTGAACAGATCCCGCCGGTGGAAGGCAAACCGGCGCTGGGCCAACAGCCACCCGGCCGCCCCGCCCGCCGCCACACCCCAGACGAAGACCCACCCGCGCGAGCGCATCAGGTCACTTCCTGCCGGGCCACCAGCGCGTGCGCCAGGGTGACGCCGTCGACGTACTCCAAGTCACCACCCATCGGCAGCCCGCGCGCGAGCCGAGTCACCCGGACGCCATGGCCGGCGAGAAGCTGCTGGATGTAGGTAGCGGTGACCTCGCCCTCCATGGAGGGATTGGTGGCGAGGATGACTTCCCGGATGCCTTCCTCGCGCACCCGAACCACCAAACGATCCAGCCGCAGTGCCTCGGGCCCGATGCCATCCAGCGGTGAGATCCTGCCACCGAGCACGTGGTAGCGTCCCCGGAAGTCGGTGGACCGGTCGACCACCGCCACGGTGGAGGCCTCCTCGACCACGCACACCACCGCCGCGTCGCGCCGGGGATCGCGGCAGATGCCGCAGGGCTGCTCCTCGGTGAGGTTGCCGCACTGCTCGCATGCCCGGACCCGCTCGGTCACCGCCACCAGCGCCGAGGCCAGCCGGCCCGCCTGTTCGGAAGGTTGCTGCAACAGATGAAAGGTGAGCCGTTGGGC from Gemmatimonadales bacterium carries:
- a CDS encoding J domain-containing protein, whose translation is MAAKDFYQVLGVPDSASQADIKKAYRRLAKQYHPDANPNNPKASERFKEISEAHSVLSDAEKRKQYDQMRRLGAFDGMARGPRAGAGARSGGASPGDVDTGGIEFGDFGGLGDIFSSIFGRGRREEPRAEALETMVEIPFRVAMLGGRVPVTLSVTEPCPTCTGSGGAPGATWSTCPECNGRGTISFGQGGFAVNRPCPQCRGRGRIPSEPCPTCHGAGEVRSERSIVITVPPGTEDGSRVRLRGQGETSRPGAPPGDLLVTFQVQSDRFFHREGLDIVCEVPINMAQAALGTRLRVRTLDGKKVMLRIPPGTQPGRKFRIKGQGIEKNGRRGDQLVAVQVTFPSELTPEQQELLKKFADSAGLPY
- a CDS encoding nucleotide exchange factor GrpE, translating into MTGPSADGADLASTDMSADPSSRQEESQADFGGGVGGLPMEPQAEAVRRLESQLEGVREQHLRLAAEFDNYRKRIARERAELTDRAQAGLVSRLLDVLDDMDRLSGDTGNATPEALRHAIELVTRKLDKELSAAGLERIDPVGKPFDPSLHEAVSTVPPPSPAEDHQVSATFQAGYRFKGTLVRPARVQVYSEQGQA
- a CDS encoding competence/damage-inducible protein A, with the protein product MDLELVTIGTELLLGFTVDTNGAEIAQALAAEGARIVRRTAVADRPDHIREAVESALGRTGAVLTTGGLGPTRDDMSKRVVAELLDLPLEFDDTVWADVLARYARFQRTPAASNRSQAEVPAGATVLRNRWGTAPGLWIEHPYAESPRGTGLVIMLPGVPFEMRMLLQHEVVPRLAGRSDGAVIRSLTLRTTGIPESTLAERMGEIEREIAPLTLAYLPGLDGVDLRLSAWQLGPEEAQQRLRSAAGIIRSRAEGVIYGEDDDDLAALVLDRARAKRLRLGTAESCTGGLVGGRLTEVPGSSDVFMGAVVCYHNDLKTSLLSVPPELIQAEGAVSEAVASAMATGALTRLGIDAAVAVTGIAGPGGGSESKPVGTIWLAVALGGVVETRKSVFGGSRHDIRARAAQGALSLLYKSLPH
- the pgsA gene encoding CDP-diacylglycerol--glycerol-3-phosphate 3-phosphatidyltransferase, which translates into the protein MWTLPNIITLVRICFTPVIALLPFIEGYWPKLIAFIVFVVAAVSDVYDGHLARTRNQVTDLGKLLDPIADKLLLFATLIPIYWISRQRHDLYDIPLWGSIPLWVCLLLIGREVAMTAFRWWASRRGVVIPAAGAGKLKTTIQNIFVGAVILWFAFRDARKPMGWEHSRFAGYWNEFHGGFVAVTLAVAALLTVYSFALYLYRNRGLFSDRAR
- a CDS encoding GTPase domain-containing protein produces the protein MSMINYASREINCKLVYYGPGLGGKTTNLEFVYNKVAPAARGKMISLATETERTLFFDFLPVDLGTIRGFKVKFHLYTVPGQVYYNASRKLILKGVDGVVFVADSQIERMDANIEAMQNLYENMTQHGYDLTKIPFAIQYNKRDLPNAAPVTELQASLNPGWPVDDPARQRPVADPNHEAEFLVGQLDGQWIERAPYFEAVALTGEGVFDTLKAISKNVVKTLG
- a CDS encoding roadblock/LC7 domain-containing protein, whose protein sequence is MSGASSWTFREDDFRQIQTILTGFLGESNARTALIVDRTGQMVATVGEAPAFDATAFASLTAADFSANDQLARMLGEPEFGALFHQGERESMYLADVARRVILVVLFDNRTTLGLVKLRVKTAVGQLNQVFTDMFNRDGTSAPGVESGFLGEAEDEIDKLFGA
- the recR gene encoding recombination mediator RecR; protein product: MSAIEELITELARLPGIGRKTAQRLTFHLLQQPSEQAGRLASALVAVTERVRACEQCGNLTEEQPCGICRDPRRDAAVVCVVEEASTVAVVDRSTDFRGRYHVLGGRISPLDGIGPEALRLDRLVVRVREEGIREVILATNPSMEGEVTATYIQQLLAGHGVRVTRLARGLPMGGDLEYVDGVTLAHALVARQEVT